A genomic window from Triticum urartu cultivar G1812 chromosome 7, Tu2.1, whole genome shotgun sequence includes:
- the LOC125525853 gene encoding cell number regulator 2-like — MDAAEQLPAPAAATRALVHAQPPVHPWSTGLFDCAEDPGNCWMTCFCPCVTFGLVAEIVDRGSLSSGASAALYVLIGMVTSWWFLPIYTCFYRTKMRAQYGLQEAPYPDLCVHCFCECCALCQEYRELHNRGFVMDIGWHANMELQQRGGAATVPPTMHVDGMTR; from the exons ATGGACGCCGCCGAGCAGCTGCCAGCACCGGCCGCGGCGACGCGCGCGCTGGTGCACGCGCAGCCGCCGGTCCACCCCTGGTCCACGGGCCTGTTCGACTGCGCCGAGGACCCCGGGAACTGCTGGATGACGTGCTTCTGCCCGTGCGTCACCTTCGGGCTGGTGGCGGAGATCGTGGACCGCGGCTCCCTCTCCAGCGGGGCGAGCGCGGCGCTGTACGTGCTCATCGGGATGGTCACCTCCTGGTGGTTCCTGCCCATCTACACCTGCTTCTACCGCACCAAGATGCGCGCCCAGTACGGCCTCCAGGAGGCCCCCTACCCGGACCTCTGCGTCCACTGCTTCTGCGAGTGCTGCGCCCTCTGCCAGGAGTACCGCGAGCTCCACAACCGCGGCTTCGTCATGGACATCG GATGGCACGCCAACATGGAGCTGCAGcagcgcggcggcgcggcgaccgTGCCGCCCACCATGCACGTAGACGGGATGACACGCTGA